From Streptomyces sp. HUAS MG91, the proteins below share one genomic window:
- a CDS encoding helix-turn-helix transcriptional regulator, with product MGNLDDLVRLRRARDRMDREYAEPLDVTALARTALMSPGHFSRSFRAAFGETPYSYLMTRRIERAKMLLRRGDMSVTEVCFEVGCTSLGSFSSRFTELVGETPSAYRARERAEGGDLPACLSRIHTRPVKGRQGRSGGV from the coding sequence GTGGGGAATTTAGATGATCTTGTGCGGTTGCGGCGGGCTCGGGACCGGATGGATCGGGAGTATGCCGAGCCGTTGGACGTCACCGCTCTCGCGCGGACCGCGCTGATGTCGCCGGGACACTTCTCGCGGAGCTTTCGTGCCGCTTTTGGGGAGACTCCGTACAGCTATCTCATGACCCGGCGGATCGAGCGGGCCAAGATGTTGCTGCGGCGGGGGGACATGTCGGTGACCGAGGTGTGCTTCGAGGTGGGGTGTACGTCGCTGGGGTCGTTCAGCTCGCGGTTCACCGAGTTGGTGGGGGAAACGCCCAGTGCCTACCGGGCCCGGGAGCGGGCGGAAGGGGGCGATCTGCCGGCCTGTTTGTCCCGGATTCACACCCGGCCGGTGAAGGGGCGGCAGGGGCGTTCCGGGGGCG